One region of Mus musculus strain C57BL/6J chromosome 15, GRCm38.p6 C57BL/6J genomic DNA includes:
- the Gm52215 gene encoding uncharacterized protein Gm52215 yields MSRNTLPTSTPARPGVATHAIAGTRVGAGGALVTATLCLRLRTQPARQGLGWRGGSGGWGQTPRAHLQGGSGDSRGHRATLTRRPNARRPCVQRAAPDPPGCGGAGQPLLFPREAAMRRTGPGAGSRRVRPPARPLAGFSFPSCPPAAHLTATRTELSSAAPNMPAAARGSAPCRALRAGGGGGDGGGGGDGDGGEGSAPCSSHVGRLNGKVAARRRGRGR; encoded by the coding sequence ATGTCCCGCAACACACTCCCTACCAGCACACCTGCGAGGCCAGGTGTCGCGACGCACGCCATCGCGGGGACCCGAGTGGGCGCGGGCGGCGCGCTTGTCACCGCGACGCTTTGTCTGCGGCTCCGAACCCAGCCGGCGCGGcaggggctgggctggagaggagggagtggggggtggggacagacaCCTCGGGCCCACCTGCAGGGCGGCAGCGGCGACTCCCGGGGACACCGGGCGACGCTCACCCGGAGGCCAAACGCGAGGCGTCCGTGCGTGCAGCGAGCGGCGCCCGATCCTCCGGGGTGTGGGGGTGCGGGGCAGCCACTGCTGTTCCCCCGAGAAGCAGCGATGCGACGCACCGGCCCCGGAGCGGGCAGCAGGAGAGTCCGCCCGCCCGCTCGTCCGCTTGCTGGCTTCAGCTTTCCTTCCTGTCCACCCGCAGCTCACCTGACAGCCACGCGCACCGAGCTCTCGTCCGCAGCGCCCAACATGCCTGCGGCCGCCCGGGGCTCAGCTCCGTGCCGAGCGCTCCGGGCAGGCGGCGGCGGTGGtgacggcggcggcggcggtgacGGTGACGGTGGCGAGGGCTCAGCGCCGTGCTCCAGCCATGTTGGGCGACTGAATGGAAAGGTGGCGGCGCGGAGGCGCGGGAGGGGGCGGTGA